GAACCCCTTCTGGGTCATATGataatgttttgcttttgatcACATGGACTTATAAAAATGATCTGCAATTATATTTGCTCACTGTCAATAGTTGTGCCTTTGTCTTTCACTCATGTTTCTGTTTTCGTTGAAAACAAGAACAACTCTACACAAATAGAGAACCAAGCTCCAGACATGACTTGAGTTTTTTTGGTTCTTTAATTTAGTGGCTGCAATGTACTGTAGTTATGACATGCACAGAAAATGCTGATTTGGACCGTTATCATCATGACCATAGACAACAGGGGCAAATGGTGTTCACCTTTGAGAAAAAATGGAATGCCGTGTGGCAAGGgtttttccttattttgttgtcaatGGCAAGTGTTTCAAAAGGAAATTCAATTTTACTACAATGGCTCCAAGTTTTTAGCCCGGGCCTCTACCTCCACCTCAACATTTCTATATCTTTCTATCTTATATAAGGATCTCTCACTGTGTTTTTCCAACTATCCAGTATGAAGCCACAGCTTTTTTTGTGgccacaaatgtgttttgtgccCACTTTATGTCAAGCTCTAGGTTACAGATGAGTATTTTGTGACCGCAAATGAGAATTTGGTGCCCACTTTGTATCAAAATTGTGGCCAtaaatgatttgctttcaaaaaGTACCCAACCACGTCATGTCTGTGGGGCTCCGTGGATGAGCATCATCATCTTCTAGgctacaggtgtcaaactcaaggcccgggggccagattcggcctaccacatcattttatgtggcccccgaAAGAAAATCGTGGGTGTTAACTtcgatgatgcttgctaaaatctggacggAAATGCgacattgtcatgtgtaataaataatgagaTTTTGCAAAATTGTTGTTCCCCTGGTTACACTCACTGCAACAATTATTGaacaaacaaatagttgactgattttttaaaaaatccttttataatttttactagccttcacttttgtcaatctgttattgtattgtatgttctaaatatgttcaataaacatgtttttaaactaGTCAGCCatcttttttatgtgtgtgcgtgtgagcaagtaataatacgatgtgatgatGAAACGTTTATTCGGTTTCcgacaaaaaaagagtttgacacccctgttaggCTCTGTAAGAAGTGAGCAGCAGACAGAGCACAAacacactcagacacacacaccgttTCACTTGTATACTGTATAAAGTACATAGCACAAGTGCAAGTTGTCAGTTTTAAACACCTGCCCCTCCAATTAAAACTCTGTAAAAAGGCACAACGTGGAGTAtcgagtaacaaaaaaaaagtatcaaagtcgactttcaagaaagagagctCAGTCTCATCTCATCGTTAGATTTCCTGCTTGAATAACATTAAAACAACTTCACGAGTGATCGCCTACCGTCCTGTGTGAACGTCATCCTCGGTAAAAGCGTCGGGTCCAGTGAATTGACACAAGAGAGAAGCcatgaaaaatgatgaataaaGTACAACGTCGGTAAAAATGCGCTCATCCTTCTACGTGACTGGCAGGCGCACACCAGTGAACAGAAGTGGTAATTCCGCAGCTGATGAAGATTGGCTTCGAACTTCGACTTGATAACTGAGGTGgattcccctcctcctccttttccccCCTATTCATTCCTCGTAACATTTGTACgtgtatttgttttcataaaataaataaggttatgaaataaataaacatttgagtAAATCATCCTTTTATCAGCTACAAAtacgcaaataaataaaaaaaataaacggaaACCAATGACATATTATATCATCATTAAAATGAAGTTTACATACATATTTtcgctacttttttttaaagtaatctACAAATAACCTGGCTCAACAGTCTGTTAATAAATAAGAAagaagagcatttttttctcatccctTGGTTAAAAAGTACTTTACCGAACTTTataccagcaggtggcactgaAGGATCGTGTAATTCTGCACTCCGGCCGGTTTCACTGCATCGAATGAAATCCAATCCACAAAAATATGCCCATGCAAAAATGAGAATCCATATGCAATACCTAACATAACATTAAATAGGCTTTTTCACTAATAAAACACTCAGAAGCTATCTCATCTATCCAAGAATTAGCATTATCACTATGAAAATAAAACGGGGGTCATACTGTCGCTGTAGTAATTGATGCCAAGAAGGGACTCTAATTCTTCGTTCACAGTCCATTTCATTGGGGACTGTAGAATCACTTGCAGCAAATgaatggaaccccccccccccccaaaaaaaaaaaaaacgaagaggCAATCAGGAAGTGTGGATGTTGAGCAGTCCGCCAGGGCTGCAGTGCATTGGTGGAATAAATCCAAGCTCAgtcagcctgtgtgtgtgtgtgtgtgtgtgtgtgtgtgtgtgtgtgtgtgtgtgtggtggggggtgggggggggggcttcttgaTGATGGTGCTGGGCTCACACTGACTCCAGACACTGCAGAGTGGCGGATGCAATCATGTCACACTACATCCTGCCAGGTAAGAATCAGCAttttctgctcttttttttttaaatagcacttTGGAACTACAGGATTTATCTTTTCATGCTTAATTTTAGTCCaaaatattaatgaaatgtagcgtCCTCGATGATAAACATCAACATTGCATGCATTGAATTCCAAAGTCAAAATGTAGGACCGGATCAGATGTCATTGTAATGCGTTTCAAATTAAAAGATGACTATGAAACAAAAGTTCAAATCTCAAGCTTTGATTTCATGGTACTTACATCTAGCTGTATTTAACAACTCAGgaccttttgtttgaagccatcctcttttcaagtgagcaaaagtattgggacagacTCAGAATAACTTTTAATATTCAGTAGCAGAACCCTTACTTGCAAAATTTGCATCAAACTTATGCCTGCCACAATCACAGCAGGGCAAGTGAGGAGGACATCTTATATTGACGTCAGCaacttcaaaaaaacatttgaacccGTTTCATAAAAGAAACCACGGGAGCCACAAACCCTTCAGAAATCTAAAATGAAgagagcatttttattttgctttgtgtttctgCCTTGCTGACCCGTTTCGAGCAATGGTAAATGGGCTGACATTTGTATTGCGCTTTGGTACTCAAAATGCTTCACACGGCTTCTTCGTTtacctactgatgacgcagaATCAGGAGCGAGTGGGCACTCAAGACACGTCAGCATGGTTGCAATGGCCAGTAGTGAACGTCCAACCTTTGCATTGGAAGACAACCACTCTACTACTGAGCTATACATGCTCGCCGTATCGGATGTGGCCATCGTATTAGCCATATAATTAACATTTATGATTAAACAagctcattatttttttcagtatgTAAACTTTTTATAACATCTTGAATGGGTTGTgtgaaattagattttttttaatgctaaatgAACTACAACTCATTTTGCTTCCTGCAAACACTTTACATTGTAGCTTGAACCCCTTTCATTTCGATCTTCCATAAAATTGTGTCTCCATTGATCCTTCCAAGATTGTGGTCGCTTGCTGAttggaaatgtaaataaaaacccTGTCATGATAGTATCATATGAGGACACTTGCGGTCTGACTGTCAGGAAATTTAACATGCCCTCTGTCTGGCTTTTTGACAGTGACACTGTCATTAGCGATTGTCATGAATGAGGGACATTTCCTCGTTGATCTCATTAAGATGATTGTAACTCATTTAGGCCTCTTCAATATTTCAGTCTGGTCCCCAGTTTGGTCGTTGCTGTCACCGGTCTGCAAAAGAACTCAGTGTATATAGTTAATGTTTgagtttttcaagaaaaattgaaGACAGATACAAAGCAgctctcagaaaaaaaacgaactatTGTTGCCTGTAGTTCATCTGCAGGTCCTGCTGGCCGTGCTCCTGGCCGTCTTCTGCTACTGCATGGTGCTCGCCTTCATCCTCTGCTGCAGGCCAAAGAAGGGTGTATCCTCAAAGGATAAGGAGTTGGGAAATCCGTGCCCTCACTCCAACGAGCGAGTGACTGTGACGCTGACGCCGGCGCTGTGCACGCGGCCCGTCCGGCAACAGTACGAAGAACTGGACGGTGACGTTTTGGACTTCACGTCCTCTAAAAGCAGCTCGTCCCCATCCGAGGACGACCTCAGCGATCTCCCATTTGATTCCAGGTGTTCGTCTCCAATACGCCGCCTCAATTCACCGCTCGTTCCTTTAGCATCCCGTAAGAAAACGAGCCTCAGCCAGGCATCCTTGTCCTCATTCACTAAGCTAGTTCCCAAATCTCGTTGGATGAAGGGTCGGCGCAGCACTGTGAGTGGGGAAAGTATAAGCCACCAGGCTGCGCTCTCTCCATCTCAATATGGCTCCATCACGTCTTCCATCCCCGCCAAGTCGACCCCCTTGCTTCACTTCTCCCTGCTCTACTCCTCAAGCGGTACCCTGGTGGTCAGCATCTTGGGGGTGTCTGGCCGGAGGAGGAGTAATAGAATTCTGGTACGGGCTAGCCTACCACCAGTGTGCCCAGTACCGTGCCAGGTGGCATCCCGTCGCTGCAGCTTCAGCCCAGACCTGCAAAGCCAGAGTGCGGCGCTCCAAGCAGGGTCCTTGGAGAAGCTGCGGGCATGCACTCTGAGACTAGAGGTCTACAGCCGAGACTTCTCAGGCCTGCGCGAGGTGGCTCTGGGCGTGGTGGAACTGTCCTGCCAGCAACTGGACTGGGAGCCTGACACGACGGCAACCTGCACTAGGCAACTCAGCCCTGCCAAAAGTAAACTCAAGAAGGTAAcctcaagcatttttttctgtttattcagtaaatatttgaatttgacaCGATACATGCAACACAAATGCAAAGCAGTTTTGAAAAACATGGCTTATCGGGCAAAACATGAGTGCAATAATTCACAGCAGTTTTTACAGTAAATGTTTGAGTTTATCAAGAGTATGCTACACAAATATGATGCAGTTTGCAGAACCAAatgagttaacaaaaaaaatctttgtacatgtttcagttgaggggcggcccggtagcccagtggttagcacgtcggcttcacagtgcagaggtaccgggttcgattccagctccggcctccctgtgtggagtttgcatgttctccccgggcctgcgtgggttttctccgggtgctccggtttcctcccacattccaaaaatatgcatggcaggctgattgaacactctaaattgtccctcggtgtgagtgtgagtgcgaatggttgttcgtctctgtgtgccctgcgattggctggcaaccgattcagggtgtcccccgcctactgcccggagacagctgggataggctccagcaccccccgcgaccctagtgaggatcaagcggttaggaagatgaatgaatgaatgaatgtttcagttgatgaaaaaagagtTTGAGTTCATCAAGAATAATGCATAGCACCAAATCAGCTGTGCCACTAGTGTGCTGTACTTTTGTTCATCATGGTGAAAATGAGCAGCAAATCTGCCAGGGCAGACAAGAATAACTCAGGAGATTGTGACAACAGGCGGGGAAAGTCTAATTTTTGTGAGAGCCCGAATTGACTGATGCGTGTAGACTTGTGCGTTAGTTGCAGCGGCTGTGACGTAAACGCCAGCCACCCACACAGTGAATTTATGACCAAAGTCGATCTTCTCAGCTCGGATGCCCTCCGTGCCTTTGATACAGCATGCGAGTGACGCAAATCACAAGAATGATTTTATCAGCGGAAAtccaaacacaataaaacaattgcgtccatccatccatgcaggcAAGGCGCATGCGTGATTGGTTCACCAACCAACTGTAGGACACTTTATAGGCAAACAACGATACGATGATTCATACCtgtggacaatttggagtgaagtcaacattcatttttagaatgtggaagTAAGACTAAGCATTGACAGAAAACTCCACGCCAACACGGAGCGGGGGAAAACTCCGCACACGAGCGCCGAAATTTGAATCAAAACCCTTAGGGCATATTTCAACACGAGTTTGCCAGTCAAAGAGTTTTTTTCCACGTTTCCGTAATTGGCAACGTACAACGAGTGAATCATACACAGATCAGGGTTACAACAGTTTGGAATTTTTCATGATGGttcgtttttatttcattttgactgtTTGGAGGTGGGTGTATGTTAATTCGTTTTTAGAACAGGTTGttattttttcttgatttgtatttttttaatgattcttTTCATTCGTTTTAACATTACGTTGAGTTCTTTTTAAATATAAGGAGTATTTGTCGAGTACCGCATGAGTCACCACACGGCAATCAAGGCAGGGCAGTGACGTCATCATTCTACTTGTATTAACTGCATGAAAAGTCGCCGGAGAGTGACGTCACATTCCACCGTGGAGCCGACAAAGGTCCTTTTTGGCGCATTATGAAGTCCCAACGACTCAGAAATAAAGTGAATGGGATCCGACACAGATCACGAAGAGAACATCTGTTGACTAAAAGACTCCTTTGAGTATGTGTTTGATCATAAAATGTGGTGTTCCTGTGTTGTTGTTCCTCAGAGTGTCAGCTCTCAGGACACACGGTCGCACAGGAAGAGCCCGCTGTGTGCGCCGCGATCACTGGGCCAACTCTTTGTACTGCTCCAGTACCAGGTTCCGGCCCACCGCATCAAGGTGATGGTGCGTAAAGCCGACCAGGTGGCCAAGCTCACCCGCATCCCCGGAGCCCCGGGTAATATCACCAATCAGAACATGTGAATGATATTTGATCAACACTCAAGTTCCAATGGAATACAATGCGAATCATTTCCCCCTCATAAATGCTTTATCTGGATAGAAAAATCGTTACATATTATACAAGAATAGATCGTTATTTCTCCATAATTGGTTCAACAATAAAATAGTCCTGGTCAGTCAACTAATCAATAATCAAGGTTTCCGTTTTAAATTACTCTGAATTTTTAAAGAAATTTAATCTACCGGTCACCCCAAAATAATTTGCTACAGCCATGGATGCTATTCCTTCTGGAATCTTGACCCTCTTGAAAGGGGTGGACAGAACAACCTCCACACCAACCCTGGACCCCAAAATGACTGCTATCGGCAATTCCTGTTTTACGTCAACATCAATCAGAAATAACAACCGTAATATACGATCCTTATTCCAAAAAGATATTTCAACAATCCCACACATTATTACCTACTGGTCTGGCTTTGTTGATAATCTACACTGGGGAAAAATCTGGTCTCTCCCATACAAATACCTCCTGACTCATAAAGTAAGGGAAATCTCCTTTAAAATGATACACAAATACTATCCCACCAAGCCTTATCTTCTTAGGTTGAAGAAAGACATCTctgttgattgttcattttgtggAATGTACCCTGAAACAATGGTTCACTTGTTCTGCCAATGCCAGTAtaccaacacattttggaaagttgtatccagatttatcattgaacatattgactctgactttatgctatactggaaaaatgtactatttgggttctacaaaaataaggaaaaaaaaaacacaaaacaaaccctCATTAAAAATCTAATAACTATTATCGCTAAGATCCATATCCACAAATGCAGATGGAACAGTTCAAAACctcttttattaatttttgaagcagaaacaaagcagtacctgagctctattacagattccaaaaacaaaaaaagctattaagactctggctatatgctccttatttgaattttttgtcaaaaaatcccctggcttctttccttcttctttgtttaaacgtttgtaatgtgtgtgtatgggttGTACGTTCGTTttgtttgctgagaattgtattctgacctgttcaataaagatttgggGAGGGGAAAACTTGACAAaaccaatccaaaaaaaaaaagttgtggtcTCGAACGTGCTGCGATgcagatgtctttttttcccttttaacgaaactgcatttaaaggattccatctctccttttgccgttcgtaaagtagagctatccactaacaacaacgaacccctcaacttacaataATGATGGAAAGCTACCTAGTTCCCCCATTTACGATACGTTTGACTCCATTTCCCAGATAACTCACTTGAACGTATAATGATACAATAGGATTCCTTGCATTTACAATACGATTCACCTAAATACAGGTCTGATTCATTCCAATTGCCCTAAAACGTGTTTCACGCCATTTGCAATACACGTCACTCCAATTCTAACTTGACGCATGCTAACTGGCAGCCAGAGGTAAACTTGTGACAAGTGAATTGCGAGTATGCTGGGTATGACTGTACCACTATTACAGTCTCGCCGATCGTCGAAACGCTAAAAAGCCATAACTATGATGTTATTCTATAACTGGATTAGGAAGCCGTGCCGCTTCCTCTCATGTTTACTCGGCATCTCATTTCTAGCCTCGCTTCACTGGCACATGAGAAGGGAGACAACAAAACCAGCGTTGACATTTTCAGACAAATTCATTCCACTTTGTTGCCCCCAGAGAGAGTCCCACGCTTCCCAGAATGTGTCACCACCATAAATGAcacattgcttttgaattatTATGCAATCCAATTAGAAAGCTtgagtggattaaaaaaaaaaggaagtcatATTGATTGTGGTGGACTGAAAATGCTGATGCTAAATACTGATGCTATGTTTTCCTCATCAGTCCACTACGTCGTCATCAACTTGCATCATGACGGCAAAGTGATCA
This Hippocampus zosterae strain Florida chromosome 4, ASM2543408v3, whole genome shotgun sequence DNA region includes the following protein-coding sequences:
- the LOC127599864 gene encoding synaptotagmin-4-like; the protein is MSHYILPVHLQVLLAVLLAVFCYCMVLAFILCCRPKKGVSSKDKELGNPCPHSNERVTVTLTPALCTRPVRQQYEELDGDVLDFTSSKSSSSPSEDDLSDLPFDSRCSSPIRRLNSPLVPLASRKKTSLSQASLSSFTKLVPKSRWMKGRRSTVSGESISHQAALSPSQYGSITSSIPAKSTPLLHFSLLYSSSGTLVVSILGVSGRRRSNRILVRASLPPVCPVPCQVASRRCSFSPDLQSQSAALQAGSLEKLRACTLRLEVYSRDFSGLREVALGVVELSCQQLDWEPDTTATCTRQLSPAKSKLKKSVSSQDTRSHRKSPLCAPRSLGQLFVLLQYQVPAHRIKVMVRKADQVAKLTRIPGAPVHYVVINLHHDGKVISTKETKAAGGSSPVWNAPFLFDLPPGDVAHLPLLFEFIVMQGRLYTKSSILGRVLIGGHVSEAGRGHWKEMYSRATGEAARWHAIQSDRKQE